The genomic interval CGAGCAGGTCGAGGGCTTCGGCGTCGATATCCACGAGGGCGAAGTCACCGGCATCGAGGAGACCGAGGACGGGTTCGCCGTCACAACCGACGACGGCGAGGCCGAAGCGTCCTATCTGGTGCTCGCGACCGGCGCCGACCGCTCGCTGGCCGAGGAACTGGGCTGTGCGTTCGACGGCGACCTCGTCGACGTGACCCTCTCGATGGAGACCAGCGTCGGGGACGCCTACGCCACCGGGGCGATGGTCCGGGACCAGGAGTGGCAGGCTATCATCTCCGCGGGCGACGGCGGAGCGGCCGCGCTCGACATCCTCTCGAAGGAGGAAGGCGAACACTTCCACGACTTCGACACGCCGGCGGACGCCGAGTAAGCCGGCCCGCTACCGGCCGTATCACTCCGCCCACCGCTCGATAGCGCCCCGGATTATCGTCGCCTCGAAGTCGTGGTCCGGGCGGATGTTGACGAAGTCCAGGAACTCCTCCGCTGCCAGTAGCTCCGCCGTGGTGTAGTGGGCTCTCGCCGCGTCGACGGCCGCGTGGCCACCGACGAGCGGCTCCAGGGCCCCCAGCGCACAGGCCAGGTCGTAGGCCCGCGCGTCGGCGATCGCTTCGGCCCGCACGCTCGTGGCGTCGATGAAGTACAACTGCTCGTCGGCCACGAGGACGTTCTCCGAGCGGAAGTCGCCGTGGGCCAGCCCGTCGTCGTGCATCCGGTGGAGGAAATCGAAGACGGTGGCGGCGTGGCGCGTCACGGTCTCGCGCGGGAGCTCGTCGAGGGTCCGGAACTCGCGGAGGTACTCGAGGACGAGCACGCCCATCCCCTCGTACTCGAACGCCTCGATGGGTCTGGGTGCGTTGACGCCCAGCTCGCGCATTCGACGGGTCGCCGCGAGCTCGTGTTCGGCCATCTCGTATGGCGTGCCGAAGTGCTCGAAGAAGCCGGCGGTGCCCGAGGAGAACGCACCGATGTTGCGCCCGGTGGTCAACAGGGCGTGGACCATCGAGTTCTGCGGGGTGATGAGTTTGACGAACCAGCGGTCGTCGACGACCATCGGCGTCGAGAGCCAGTTGTCGGCCTCCAGAAAGCGGACGCGGCCGGCCGGCTCGTCGTACCGGTCGAGGACCGCGCGGCTGACACCTTCGAGTTGCGACCACGGGACCGTCCCGCGCAGGAGCCGTCGGAACGCCACGAGTTGAGGGAGGTGAGGCCGACTGATAGGCGTTGTGTCCCACACGGTATTTGTTGACAGCGGACATAACTACGGTATGGAGTTCACGCTCCCGGCCGAACACCGACAGATTCGGGCCGCTGTGCGGGAGTTCTGCGAGGGGGAGATCGCCCCCATCGCGCAGGACATCGAGGACGAGGCCCGCTTCCCCGCCGAGATTTTCGAGGCGCTGGGGCGACTTGACATGCTCGGCGTCCCCGTCGACGAGCGGTGGGGCGGGCTGGGCGGCGACCAGCTCATGTACGCGCTCGTCTGTGAAGAGCTGGGCCGCGTTTCCGGCGCCATCGGGCTCTCCGTGGCGGCGCACACCTCGCTGGCGTGCAAGCCCATCGAGCGTTTCGGGACCGACGCCCAGCGCGAGCGGTGGCTCGAACCGCTGGCGACCGGCGAGCAACTCGGCGCGTGGGCGCTGACCGAGCCCGGCAGCGGGAGCGACGCCAGCGACATGGACACCACTGCCGAGCGCGACGGCGACGAGTACGTCATCGACGGTATCAAACAGTTCATCACGAACGGCTCCGTCGCGGGCGCCGTCCTCGTGAAGGCGGTCACCGACCCGTCGGCGGGGTACGACGGCATCTCCACGTTCGTCGTCTCGCCGGAGGACGACGGCTGGGCGGTAACCGAGGAGTGGGAGAAGCTGGGGCTCAACGCCTCGCCGACCTGTGAGCTCCAGTTCGACGACTGCCGGGTCCCGGCCGACCGGCTGCTGGGCGAGGAGGGAGACGGCTGGGCACAGACCCGTGCCACGCTGGACGGCGGGCGGATCTCCATCGCGGCGCTCTCGGTGGGGCTCGCTCAGGGGGCCTACGAAGCCGCCAGGTCCTACGCCACGGAACGCGAGCAGTTCGACCGCCCCATCTCGAAGTTCGACGCCGTCCGGGACAAGATCGTGGCGATGGACCGCAAAATCGAGCGCTCGCGGCTGCTCACACACAAGGCCGCGACGATGTACGACCGGGGAGCGGACGTGACTCGGATGGCCTCGCTCGCCAAACTCGACGCCAGCGAGACAGCCCGCGAGGTGGGCGAGGCGGCCGTGCAGGTGCTGGGCGGCTACGGCTACCTCACCGAATACGCCCCACAGCGCTTCTACCGGGACGCGAAGCTGATGGAGATAGGCGAGGGGACCAGCGAGATACAGCGGCTGGTCCTGGGCCGTGAGCTGGGGCTCTGACTCAGTGCTCGTCGAGCCGCGGGACGACGGTGACCGGGACCGTCGTCTCGTTGACCACGGCGACGGCGGCGTCGCCGCTGCGGAGCCGGCCGCTCAGCCCCTTCGGTTCGTGGCCCATGACGATGTGGGTGATATCCACGTCCTCGGCGATTTCGAGCAGTTCGCGGGCGATACGGGCGCCCGGCCGGCGGCTGTGGCGACCCACGTACTCCAGAGCGACCGTCGCCTCCACCGGCTCGTCGGCCAGCCGGTCCGAGAGCGCGTCGCGCATCCGTTCTGCGGCCCGGTCCGCGTCGGCGTCGTCGACGAGATGGACGACGTACAGCGGTGTCGCCAGCCCCTCGCCGAGCGTGACGGCCGTTTCGAGAACACGGCTGGACGCCTCGTCGTCAGCGACTGCGACCAGAATGGTCATACGGCGTGTAGGGCCCGCCAACAAATATTGTTTATCTAACAACTACTCGGACGCGTCGATATCGGGGTCGAACAGGTCCGCGACCGAACAGTCGAACTGCGCCGCGAGCTTGAACGCCAGTTCGAGCGACGGGTCGTAGCGCTCGCGTTCGATGGCGTTGATCGTCTGGCGGCTGACGCCGACCGTCTCCGCAAGCTCGCCCTGGCTCAGCCCGTCGCGACTCCGGTACACGTCGAGTTCGTTTTTCATAGACGAGAGCGGTGCCAGAGATAGGACAGGCCGAAGGCGATAAAGAGTCCGATGTAGCCGTAGAACGCGCCCCGTACTATCGGGGGAGCTGTGTAGTCGGTGAGCCAGGTCAGCAGGCGCAGCGCCGCCGCGCCGGGGACCGCGACGGCGACGACTAACTGCAGGGCGGTCAGGCTGGCGCGGCGTTCGAGCGCCCAGTCGCGCTCGTCCATCAGCTGGACGTCCGACCCTTTCCAGATGACGAAAAAGGCTAAGAGGCCGACCCAGTACACCGCCTCGCCGACCAGGGGATAGTCGAAGTAGCGAAGGAGCAACGACACTGCCGTCCCGCCCAGCACCGAGCCGTACATCAGTCGCCGATACGTCCGCCGCTTGGAGAGCCTCGTCGTCGCGGGGGAATCAGTCATCGCCATGAGTGTAAAGCGCGCTTTACAGTAAAGTCCACTTTACACACCCACTTAGTTCTGTTGGACGAACGAAATTCCCGACGGAACCGTCTAGAACGGGTCAGTCCGTCGATTTCAGGTTGTGGACGGCGTCGAGCCACTCGACGACCTCGGCGGTCGGTTCCAGCGCGGCGGCGATACGGTCGGCGTCCTTGTAGGCCATCGGCGCCTCGTCGCGCACTCCCTCGACGACCGACTCGGAGTAGACCCCGTCCATCGCCGCGGCGAACTCGTCCATGTCGACGATGTCGTGGGCGCGCGTCCGGCTCATCACCCGACCCGCGCCGTGGGGCGCGGTCTGGTGCCACTCGTCGTTGCCCTTCCCCCGGGCGATGACTGACCCCTCGGCCATGTTGAAGGGGACGACGAGGCGCTGCCCCTCACGGGCCGGCGTCGCGCCCTTCCGGATGGTCATGTCCCGGAAGTCGATGTAGTTGTGGACGCTCTGAAAGCGCTCGACCGGTTCGACGCCGAGCGCCTCACAGATGGCGTCGCTCATCAGCTCGCGGTTCCAGCGGGCGTACTGCTGGGCGAACAGCATGTCGACGTAGTAGCCGTGGGCCTCCCGGCCTTCGAGCCAGTCGAGGTCCGTGTTCCGGTCGTCGTCGCCGAGGTCGTCCCGCACCGCCTGCTGGAGCCGACCGAGTCTGTCGAAGGCGTCCTCGATGTCCTTGCCCGATAGCTCGCGGCGGAGGCGCTCCTTGTCGATGTAGGACTCGCCCATCCCCCCGGTGACCCAGGTGTAGAGGTCGCGGGACTCGACGGTGTCCGGGTCGAACTTCAGGAACTCGGTGTACTCGTCGGGAATCGACTCCCGGATGTCACCGATGGCACGCCGGTCCGTCGCCGTCGACTGCCAGTACTGGGCGACCGACATCCCCAGATACCGGGAGCCGCTGTGGACGATGACCCAGTAGTCGCCCGACTCGCGGCCGCGGGCGAACTCGACGAAGTGGTTCCCGCCGCCCAGCGTCCCCGCGCTCTTGATGACGTGGTCTACTCCCTGGCGCTGGTCGGCCAGCACGCGCTCACAGAGCGACTCGAAGTAGTCGCCGTCGTAGCCGTCGAAATCGAATTCGATGGGGTCGATACGCTCGCCGAACCGGTCGGCGAAGGCCGCGTCGAAGCGCTCGAACACCTCGTTGGCACGCTCGAACGGGAACTCCTCGACCAGATGGGGCGCGTCGCCGTAGTCGTGGACGTCCCGTCCCATCGGGACGGCCTCGCGGACGCGCCGCTCGCGCTCGGCGTCGGCCAGGGGAAGCGCCTCGCCCAGCCGCGTCGCGGCCATCCCACAGCCCACGTCGACGCCGACGATGTTGGGGACGACGCGGTCGGCCAGCGGCATCGTGAAGCCGATGGGCGCGCCGGCGCCCCAGTGGGTGTCGGGCATGATGCGCACCGGTTCGGTGAACGCAGGGTGGTCGATGAGGGTCTGAATCTGCGACATACACCCCTCTTCTACCAGCGACTCGTCGTCGACCATCACGCGCGCCGTCGTGTGGGCGCCCTCCAGCTCGATTGGCATCTTGTCGGAGGTAGTCCGGACGGCCGTTTGAACCTCACGGTGGCACTGCTACTCGAACCGTCTCGCCGACGGGCCGGCTCATCCCGCAGACGGGGGCGTCGACTGGCCCGGTTCCCAGCGGCTGAGAATTCGGTCCGGTTTATTTGCCGTTTCCTCCCGGATGTTCACATGTGAGGCACCGATGAACTACCAAACTGCTCCCCTGACCGACACCGTCGAACTCGAACTGGACGGGCCCTGGACCGCCTACTGGCTGGCCGTCCTCAGGCTCGTGACCGGCTGGTGGTTCTTCCACGCCGGCGTGACCAAGCTCATCGAGGACGGGCTGGCCTTCACCTACGGCCCGGCGTACCTCAAGGGGATGACCGGGACGGTGCTTGGCCCCATCCCGGTCTGGATGGGCAACAACCTCGCGTGGCTCATCCAGCCCGGCGTCCCCCTGGGCGAGACGTTCATCGGGCTGGCGCTGATGGCCGGTGTGCTGACGCGGCTGGCCGCCGCGGGCGGGGTCTTCTTCATGACCCTGTTCTGGATCGGCAACGCCGAGTTCGGCCACGGCCTCGTCAACGCCGACCTGATGGGCCTGCTGCTGTTCGCGACGGTCCTCGTCGTGGGCGCCGGCCGGTACTACGGGCTGGACGGCGTCATCGAAGGGACCAAGCTGGTCAAACGACACCCGAAACTCCGGTACATACTGGGGTGACCAAGACATGACTGACATCATCGAGAAAGCGGCAATGGCACTGGGCGGCGGACTCGTGGCCCTCGGCATCGTCGGCCTGGGCGTCGTCGAGTTACTCGCGGGCAAACCCTACGGGGCGGCGCCCCTGACCAACGAGGCCGGCGCGGTCCTCGCGACGCCGGCGGTCGACCCGGCCGTCCGGACCGGACTCGTGCTGGCCGGTCTGGTCGTGCTGGGCCTCTACGGGGCCTACACGGCCGCGACGGCCGAAGCAACTGGCGAGGAGCAGGGCACCGCCGCCGACACGATGGCAGACTGACCCACCACTTTTCTCGCCGCGTGCGCTCGGTCCGGTATGCTCGACGCTGGTGACCCAGCCCCCGACTTCGACCTCGACGGGACCGACGGCCAGACGGTCGGCGCGTACAGACTCTCGGCAGCGGCCCAGCGGGCGCCCGTCCTCGTCGCGTTCTACACCGCGGACTTCGAGCCGCGGTGCCGGGCGTATCTCGAAGCGCTCCGTGACACCGACTGGGCCGCGCTGACCGACGCCATCGCCGTCCTCGGGGTGGCGCCCGGCAGTATCGACGACCACCGGGCCTTCGCCGCCGACCTGGAGCTGCCCTTCCCGCTGCTCGCCGACCACCCCGGCGTCGACGCGCAGTTCGGCGTCCAGCGCTCCGACGGCTCGACCCGGCGTGCGGCCTTCCTCGTCGACGGCCGCTGTCGGGTCCAGTTCGCGTGGGCGGACCCTGAAACCGCCGAGACGCCGGATATCGAACCCGTCCGCTCGGCCGTCGCCCGGCAGTGAGTGGAAAGGGGTAAGCGCCGCCCTCGCACACGACACCGTATGGAAGAGCGTTCCCGGGCCGGCGTCCGCCGAACGTACGAGCGCATCGGCGACCACTTCTCGAAGACCCGCGAGTACGCCTGGCCCGAGGTCGAAGCGTTCGTCGACGACGCCGCCGGCTGCGAGACGGCGCTGGACCTTGGCTGTGGCAACGGCCGCCACGCCGCGCTCCTGACCGACGTGGCCGACCGCGTCGTCGGGCTGGACGCTAGCCGCGCGCTGCTCGCCGAGGCCCGGCGGCGCCTCGGTGACAGCACGACCCTCGTGCTGGGCGACGCCTCCCGGCTCCCGCTGGCCGCCGATAGCGTGGACCTCGCCGTCTTCGTCGCGACGCTCCATCACCTCCCCTCGGCCGCCGACCGGCAGGCCAGCCTCGCCGAACTCGCTCGCGTGCTCGCCCCCGGCGGCCGAGCCCTCGTCAGCGTCTGGAGCACGGCCCACGACCGCTTCGACGCCCCCGCAGACGCCGAGACGGGGTTCGATACCACCGTCGACTGGACGCTCCCCGGCGGCGAGCGAGTGCCCAGATTCTACCACATCTACGCGCCAGCGGAGTTCGAGCGCGAGCTCGCCGACAGCGGGCTGGCGACGGTGTCGTTCGAGCTATCGAGTGGCAACTGCTACGCCGTGGTCCGGTCCGAAGGGAAAGGTCCTTAATCACGTTCCGTTTATCACCGAGTGAGCGCGGCGGTGGTGAGCAACTCAACGAGTTGCGAACGACGCCGCGAATGCGATGAGCGGCGGTGGTGAGCAGTTCCGCAGGAACTGCGAGCCTCGCTGTGCGAACGAAGTGAGCGCGGCGGTGGTCTAGTGGTAGGACCTGAGCCTTCCAAGCTCATGGCCCGGGTTCAAATCCCGGCCGCCGCATTTTGCTGCGAGCAAATCGCGAGCAGCAAATGCTGAACAGAGAGATTTGAACCCTACGAGTCGCAGTGCGCGCAGCGAACGGAGTGAGCGAGCACAACCGTCTTCGCGTGGTTCAAACACCGACGGACTCCGTCCGTCGAGGCTCGCGAAACCTCCGGTTTCGCTCACTCCCGGCCGCCGCATTCTGCGAGCCATACGGGAGCACCCGTCGAACCGGAGACACTACCGCCGAGAGAATCGGGGCCGCTACCGCTCGACCGACTCCCAGGTGTCCGAACTGATGGTCGCGTCGGGGTTGTCGGCGACGGCGACGGTGAGCGTGTCCTCGGTCTCCGTACTGACCAGTTCGACCCGACCGCTGTCACTCGCGGGCCCGCTTGGCAACTCGGCGGGCCGCTCGGTGGCCTGCGCTCGCGTCACGCCGCGTTCCGACGCCCCGTCGGGCTGGGCCGTCTCGCCGGACTGGCCGTCGGCCGGCGTCCCGGCGCCGAAAATCGCTCGGAGCGCCGACTTCAGCCCGGAGAGAAACCGCCGGATGGGAGTGTCCTCACCCGGTCCCGTCCGGGGTGCCGTCGGACCGTCACCCCGCGGCTCGTCGAGGGGTATGAGACTCATGCGCATGGGTAGGGTGTGGCGCTACTAAACAGTTGCGTCGCCTACAGGTTTGCGCCGCTCAGAGCTCGATTCGCTCGACTATTTGGTTGCCGTTCTGGTGGCTGTTGAGCGCCACGATACGGATACTCTCTTCGAGACCCGAGTCGTCGAGTTTCGCCTTCAACAGGTTGTCGACCTGATAGACGCCGGCGGCGTTGTTCATCTCGATCTCGACCAGCACGGGGTAGTCGTCGCCGCTGCTGAGCGTGACCGTCTCGATGGCCTGACTGGAGACCGTGTTGATGCCGCGGCCGCCGCGTTCGTACGGGATACGCGAGCGGCCCCGTTCCATGTCCAGCGCGTCGGCCACCCGGACCACCCCGGCCTCCAGGGTGAGGGGTTGCTCCTCGGTGTGGTGACAGAGGATGGCGTGGAGCACTTCGCCTTTCACCCGGACGCGCTCGGCGATGTCGTAGTGGTCCTCCAGCAGCCGGTCCAGCAGGTCCGCCGCGAGGGGAATCGAGTAGTAGGGGTGTTCGTCGCGGTGGACGACGTGGCCGATGTCGTGCAGTGTCGCGGCGAGCGCGATGATGACCGCCTCGTCGGCCTCGTCTAGGTCCTGCTGGGCTGCGCCGTTGAACTGGACGCCGCCCTGTTTGAGCAGGTCGTAGAGACACAGCGCTCGGTTCCGGACGATACTGATGTGTTTCGTCCCGTGGTCGTTGTAGCGCTTGCGCGCCACGGGATTGACGTTCTGGGCTTCGAGATACGCCTGCACCTCTTCGTCGTCGGCCAGCATACCGAGGACAGCGTTGACCCGTCCGTCGGGAAACGCGTGGTCGCCGTCGGGGTCGTAGATGCGGCCGGCCGCCTCGTCGTCGGTCTCACTCATGGCCATAGCAAGTGCGGCCAGCGAGAAAAACCCGGGCTTTCAGACGGCTTGCCGTGGCGCGTTGCCGGTAGTCGCCGCCCCGGGGCCGGCGGTGTCCGGCACTGCCCGTAAGCGGTCCGTCTCAGGCGGTCTGTGCGGCCTCGACCACTTCGTCGTAGTCGGGCTCGACCCCGGGGTCGTCGCTGACCCAAGCGTACGTGACGGTCCGGTCCTCGTCGACGACGAACACCGCTCGCTTCGCGAGGTCGTGGACGCCCAGCGCAGTGAAGTCCATCGCGATATCGTACGCGTCGATGATCTCGCGGTCGCTGTCGCTGACGAGCTCGAAACCGAGTCCCAGTTCGTCCCGGAAAGCGTTCTGGGCGAACGGCGTGTCGATGCTGACGCCGTACACGGTGACGCCCGCGTCGGCGAGTTCGTCAAGGCGGTCGTCGAACGACTCCATCTCGTGGCTACAGACACTCGTGAACGCGCCGGGGAAAAAGGCCAGCACGACCGGCCCGCGGGCGACCGCGTCGGAGAGAGTCATCTCGGCTACGTCGCCGTTTGCGAGCGGTGCGGTGAAATCCGGGGCCTCGTCGCCGACTGAAACCATATCGCTGGCTGGGGCCCCGAAACAGATTAGTGCGGTGGTCCGGCCCGCGAGTCGCGCGGTTGTTTAAGTACCAGCCGGCCCAAAGGGACAGCCATGCCCGATACGATGGAGGTCTACACAGGCATCGAGGTCACGGTCGAACACGTCTCGACGCTCGCCAACGGCGGCGCCCGCTTCAACATCACCGCCGAGGACGGCCGGAAGTGGCAGATCGACCTCACCCGGGGCGGCGAGACCGAGGTCGTGACGACGTGGCGCGACGGTGCGCTGGCTGACCTCGACGTTCCGGACTGGCTGGACGACGTGACTGCCCGACTCGTCCAACAGTAGGGCGTGCTCGCGCGGGCCGGCGACAAAAGGTTGATATCGGTCGGTTTTCGTCTCAGCCCGAAACGTCGATATTAGCTATTTCAGCCCCTCTAAAAGACCGTTCGCGAACCCAGGGGCAGGCAAAAAGACTATAATAGCAACCGCGTAAATTCCCATCACAATGTCAGGGACCATCGTACCGCTGTTCCCGGGGATACCCGGTGGGCCGGAGCTGCTAGTCATCCTCCTCATCGCCGTGCTCCTGTTCGGCGCGAACAAGATTCCGAAACTCGCTCGTTCGACCGGTGAGGCGATGGGTGAGTTCCAGAAGGGGCGCGAGGAAGTCGAACAGGAACTCGAAGAGATGCGGGAGGGCGGGGCGGCCGCGGACGGCGAGACGACTGCCGCTGACGACACCGCGACGTCGGCTACCGAGAGCGAGTCCGTCACGACCGAGGAGACGACGAGCGACTCCAAGAACTGAACTGCCTTTTCGGACGTTTCGGCTGTCCCGACGGGGGCGTGTGGCCTAGTGGACGAGGGTGAGGGGTTCCTAACCCCTAGAGCGCGGGTTCGAATCCCGCCACGCCCGTCTCGTTCGTGACACTCACTCGACGCGCGTGGCGACCATCGCGAAACCTCCGGTTTCGCTCAGTCCCGCCACGCCCGTGTAGAGTGCCGACGGGCGGAGCGGGTTACGCCATCGGGACCGCCCGTTACTCGACGACGACGGCGCCGCGCATGTTGAAGCCCTGATGGGGCGCGCAGTAGTAGAAGTAGACGCCGGCGTCGTCGAAGGTGTGCTCGAACTCGTGGCCCTCCTCGTCCGTCAGGTCGCTCTCGAAGTCACCGTTCTCGTGGACGACGTTGTGTCCGTTGCCCTCCCCGGTCCAGGCCCAGGTGACGGTCGTCCCGCTGTCGACGCGGACGGCAGCCGGGGCGAAGGCGAAGTTGCCGCCGTTACCCAGGGCACCGACGTCGACGGTGGCGCCGCCGCTCCCGGTCTCGTCCTGAATCGTCCCGTCGTAGTTGTCGGTCTCATTGAGGTACTGGTCGACCGCGACCTGTGGGGTGCCGGTCGCCTCGGGCACGGCACCGTCGGAGCCGCCGCATCCGGCCAGCAGTCCCACACTCGCGGCGGCCGCGGTTCCGAGGAACGCCCGCCGGTTCAGTCTGCCTGTCATACGTCGCTCTGACGGGCGCAGTGTGAAAACACCACCCATTCGCCGGTGTCCCGTCGCCGACACCGATCTAGTTCGGACGTGGGTTCGTGACGGGTAGCGGCCGAACCGTCGTTATTCGCGGCCTCGACGCTCGTACTGTCAGAGGTCCCGTGAGTCACCCTCGCGCGTTCCGAGATTCCGACCGGAGCGGAATATCGCTACTGCCAATCGTCGACGCGCTCGGTCCGTAGCTCCGACCGGGCGTGCCACTTCCGCGGTCTGAGCGTGACGACGACGCCGGCGAGGTAGACGAGTGCGACGGCCGCGGTGACGACGACGCCCGGCACCATCCCGATGGCCGCGCTCGACGGCCAGTCAGCCCCGTCGGCGAACGACGTGACGCGAATCACCCAGGCCGCGTTCACGACCGTAAAGAGCGCGAGGTACACCCGCCGCAGCCGGTGTGCCAGCGCTTCCTCGAAGGGAATCTTCACCGTCGGCTGGCTGTAGTCCTCGCTGAGCTTGCGTCGCCAGTCGTGGTCCGTCACGTCGCGACTGGGGTCGAGTCCCGGGGCCCAGACGTTCTCCTGTATGAGCCTGACGCGGGAGCGCCACACGTCGAAGCCCCGATAGCGGTGGGCTTCGATGCCCAGAAACACGCCGAGCGTGACCAGCCCCACGAGGACCAGGTAGTGTGGGTTCGTGGGGTCGGAGAACGCCCAGGTGAGGATGGCGGCAATGACCGTCACCGCCCAGTTCGTGGTTCGGTCGAGCCGTTCGCGCCAGCGTGTCATCCGGTGGACCTCGGCCCGATAGAGGTGCGCCATCGAGGAACTCGGCCCCATCTCCTGCTCGAAGAGACCGACGCCGAGGCGCCGTTCGCGCTCGTCGCTCGGGTCGAACGAGCCGTCGACCCGCTCTCCGTCGTCGCTCATCCCGCAGGCTCACCGACGTTAGCCCGGAACTCGCGGCCGAGCGGTCCCCGCTCGGCGTGGTCGTCGTCGCGGTACCACTGCGTCTGGTCGGCGATGCCTCCCGGCTCACGAGACGCGTACACGCGGTGGGAGCTGTTGCCGTCGCCGTCGACCGGCAGTCGACCACGCGTGCGGTCGCGGCCGGTCAGACCGTGCACGCGGTCGAACAGGACCGCGCGCTGTACGTCCGCTTCGAGAGAGCTGTGGCTGGCTTCGGGCATTGTCTCATCCTCCGCGCCGCGGCCGGAAAAGTCGTTGCGCTCACGCTGTCTCGTCCGTCTTCGGGGCTGCCGTCCCGGTGGCCCCGGTTAGCGGTGCTGTCCCTCGTCTTCGCGTCGGCGCATCTCGTGGCGCGTGAACTGGGGCGTCCCGAGACCGCTCCCCCGAGACCGCCCGAACGACCAGCCGAGAACCAGGAGTGACGCGACGGTCACGCCGAGCGCAAGCGCCGTCGACGGAAGCGTCGCGTCGACGTAGAAGAAGGCCGCGACCGGAATCCCGGCGGCCGCGACGAACCCCAGAAGCAGCCGCTGGGCCATCTGCCGGGCGAGGCCGTCACCGTCCTTGAGCACCGTCTCCAGTGTCAGCTCCCCGCGTTCGGCGATGTCGAGCGCCCGCTCGGCTCTCGGAGGCGTCGTCACCAGCGACCGGGCGCCGCTGGTGACGGTCTCTTGAATCTCCTCTCGGATAGCTGACCCCGCGTCCGCCCCACCCTGTTCCATCACGTAGTCGGTGATGATATCGATGAAGTCGAACTCGGGGTCGAGCGTCCGACAGACCCCTTCCAGCACGGTGGTAACCCGAACGACGAGCGCCAGGTCCTGTGGCAGGCGCATCGGGAACTCGTAGAGCTGGCTCTCGAACTGGTCGACCAGTTGCTCGACCCGGTACTCCGAGATGTCCTCGCCCCGGAACTGTTCGATGACGATCTCGAAGGCCTCGGCCATCACCTCGCGGTTCGCGCTCGGGTCCAGCGCCCCCATGGCGACGAAGGCGTCCATCACCCGCTCTACGTCGTCGGTCGCCAGCCCGACGTAGAACTCCATCAGCTGGTCTCTGGTCCGGGGCCCAAGACGCCCGGTCATCCCGAAGTCGTAGAAGACGAGCGTCCCGTCG from Halomicroarcula saliterrae carries:
- the tatA gene encoding twin-arginine translocase TatA/TatE family subunit, with the translated sequence MSGTIVPLFPGIPGGPELLVILLIAVLLFGANKIPKLARSTGEAMGEFQKGREEVEQELEEMREGGAAADGETTAADDTATSATESESVTTEETTSDSKN
- a CDS encoding DUF2270 domain-containing protein, producing MSDDGERVDGSFDPSDERERRLGVGLFEQEMGPSSSMAHLYRAEVHRMTRWRERLDRTTNWAVTVIAAILTWAFSDPTNPHYLVLVGLVTLGVFLGIEAHRYRGFDVWRSRVRLIQENVWAPGLDPSRDVTDHDWRRKLSEDYSQPTVKIPFEEALAHRLRRVYLALFTVVNAAWVIRVTSFADGADWPSSAAIGMVPGVVVTAAVALVYLAGVVVTLRPRKWHARSELRTERVDDWQ
- a CDS encoding HD domain-containing protein is translated as MSETDDEAAGRIYDPDGDHAFPDGRVNAVLGMLADDEEVQAYLEAQNVNPVARKRYNDHGTKHISIVRNRALCLYDLLKQGGVQFNGAAQQDLDEADEAVIIALAATLHDIGHVVHRDEHPYYSIPLAADLLDRLLEDHYDIAERVRVKGEVLHAILCHHTEEQPLTLEAGVVRVADALDMERGRSRIPYERGGRGINTVSSQAIETVTLSSGDDYPVLVEIEMNNAAGVYQVDNLLKAKLDDSGLEESIRIVALNSHQNGNQIVERIEL
- a CDS encoding redoxin domain-containing protein → MVSVGDEAPDFTAPLANGDVAEMTLSDAVARGPVVLAFFPGAFTSVCSHEMESFDDRLDELADAGVTVYGVSIDTPFAQNAFRDELGLGFELVSDSDREIIDAYDIAMDFTALGVHDLAKRAVFVVDEDRTVTYAWVSDDPGVEPDYDEVVEAAQTA
- a CDS encoding halocyanin domain-containing protein; its protein translation is MTGRLNRRAFLGTAAAASVGLLAGCGGSDGAVPEATGTPQVAVDQYLNETDNYDGTIQDETGSGGATVDVGALGNGGNFAFAPAAVRVDSGTTVTWAWTGEGNGHNVVHENGDFESDLTDEEGHEFEHTFDDAGVYFYYCAPHQGFNMRGAVVVE